Proteins encoded together in one Sphingomonas radiodurans window:
- the rlmN gene encoding 23S rRNA (adenine(2503)-C(2))-methyltransferase RlmN, producing the protein MPIPGHIDPVPVARVVTPRADGRVDLVGLSRDAVRAALAAGGLEPKQAKLRGKQIFHWIYNRGATEFSVMTDIAKTQQPWLAERFVIGRPEVVEAQVSTDGTRKWLLRSDVNDGQGAQEYEMVFIPDADRGTLCVSSQVGCTLNCTFCHTGTMRLVRNLTAGEIVGQVMLARDALGEWPSQPEGRMLTNIVMMGMGEPLYNFENVRDALAVVMDGDGLALSKRRITLSTSGVVPMMARAGAEIGVNLAVSLHAVTKEVRDEIVPLNRKYGIEELLQACADYPGANNARRITFEYVMLKDKNDSDADARELVRLLRHYRLPAKVNLIPFNPWPGATYECSTPERIRAFSNIVFEAGISAPTRTPRGRDIDAACGQLKTAAEKKSRAELDRLAEEKMAALG; encoded by the coding sequence ATGCCCATTCCCGGGCACATCGATCCCGTGCCCGTTGCGCGCGTCGTGACGCCGCGCGCGGACGGTCGCGTCGATCTGGTCGGGCTGTCGCGTGACGCCGTGCGCGCGGCGCTGGCCGCCGGCGGGCTCGAGCCGAAGCAGGCGAAGCTGCGCGGCAAGCAGATCTTCCACTGGATCTACAATCGCGGCGCGACCGAGTTTTCGGTGATGACCGATATCGCCAAGACGCAGCAGCCGTGGCTGGCCGAGCGGTTCGTGATCGGGCGGCCGGAAGTGGTCGAGGCGCAGGTTTCGACCGACGGCACGCGCAAGTGGCTGCTGCGATCCGACGTCAACGACGGGCAGGGCGCGCAGGAATACGAGATGGTGTTCATCCCCGACGCGGATCGGGGGACGTTGTGCGTGTCGAGCCAGGTCGGCTGCACGCTCAATTGCACGTTCTGCCACACCGGCACGATGCGGCTGGTGCGCAACCTGACCGCGGGCGAGATCGTCGGGCAGGTGATGCTGGCACGCGACGCGCTGGGCGAATGGCCGAGCCAGCCCGAGGGGCGGATGCTGACCAACATCGTGATGATGGGGATGGGCGAGCCGCTGTACAATTTCGAGAACGTGCGCGACGCGCTGGCGGTGGTGATGGACGGCGACGGCCTCGCGCTGTCGAAGCGGCGGATCACGCTCTCTACGTCGGGCGTGGTGCCGATGATGGCGCGCGCGGGGGCGGAGATCGGGGTGAACCTGGCGGTATCGCTGCACGCGGTGACGAAGGAAGTGCGCGACGAGATCGTGCCGCTCAATCGCAAGTACGGCATCGAGGAATTGCTGCAGGCATGCGCGGATTATCCGGGCGCCAACAATGCGCGGCGGATCACGTTCGAATATGTGATGCTGAAGGACAAGAACGATTCGGATGCCGATGCGCGCGAGCTGGTGCGGCTGCTGCGGCATTACCGGCTGCCGGCGAAGGTCAATCTGATCCCGTTCAATCCGTGGCCGGGTGCGACGTACGAATGTTCGACGCCCGAGCGGATCCGGGCGTTTTCGAACATCGTGTTCGAGGCGGGCATCTCGGCGCCGACGCGGACGCCGCGCGGGCGCGATATCGATGCGGCTTGTGGGCAGTTGAAGACCGCGGCGGAGAAGAAGAGCCGGGCGGAGCTGGACCGACTGGCCGAGGAGAAGATGGCGGCGTTGGGGTAG
- a CDS encoding invasion associated locus B family protein, whose product MSLLFALLLTGNRTAIGVYDAWGAFRDARPPRCYAISAAVGARSGGPKPFASVAARFGSTRRAALFVRLSTARDVAAPVTLAIGERRFALAGNARAAWAPDAATDRAIVAAMRGGRSMSVSGVSTRGRPFADSYALGGAATAIDAAVLGCAR is encoded by the coding sequence TTGAGCCTGCTGTTCGCGCTGCTGCTCACGGGCAATCGGACGGCGATCGGCGTGTACGATGCGTGGGGGGCATTTCGCGATGCCCGTCCGCCGCGCTGCTACGCGATCAGCGCGGCGGTGGGCGCGCGATCGGGGGGCCCGAAGCCGTTTGCGAGCGTCGCGGCGCGGTTCGGGAGCACCCGGCGCGCGGCGCTGTTCGTGCGGCTGTCGACGGCACGTGACGTGGCGGCGCCGGTGACGCTGGCGATCGGCGAGCGGCGCTTTGCGCTGGCGGGGAATGCGCGCGCCGCGTGGGCGCCGGATGCCGCGACCGACCGCGCGATCGTGGCGGCGATGCGTGGGGGGCGGAGCATGAGCGTGTCTGGGGTGAGCACACGCGGGCGGCCGTTCGCGGACAGCTACGCGCTGGGCGGGGCGGCGACGGCGATCGATGCAGCGGTGCTGGGGTGTGCCAGGTGA
- a CDS encoding histidine phosphatase family protein, with the protein MATIPTERRGRDFVARHGETVFNAARRLQGDAHHTPLTRTGFAQAEEMGRALRAALGAKPTLTMWASSAGRALQTLAIVAEHLELDWHDARHDDRLMEIGMGSWGGRYYADVIGEVGPVIDERGLLRVAPDGERYEALAARVSSWLADTADDAGDRLVIMHGISSRVMRGVMTGAPVDGFGAPVCGSHPQGTVTMLERGRETVVHLGTGHAPA; encoded by the coding sequence ATGGCAACCATCCCTACCGAGCGCCGCGGGCGCGATTTCGTCGCGCGGCATGGCGAGACCGTCTTCAACGCCGCGCGGCGGTTGCAGGGCGATGCGCACCATACGCCGCTCACGCGCACCGGCTTCGCGCAGGCCGAGGAAATGGGGCGAGCGTTGCGCGCGGCGCTGGGCGCGAAACCGACGCTGACGATGTGGGCGTCGTCGGCCGGGCGCGCGCTGCAGACGCTGGCGATCGTCGCGGAGCATCTGGAGCTCGACTGGCACGACGCGCGACACGACGACCGGCTGATGGAGATCGGCATGGGGAGCTGGGGCGGGCGCTATTACGCCGACGTCATCGGCGAGGTGGGGCCAGTGATCGACGAGCGCGGGCTGTTGCGCGTGGCGCCCGATGGCGAACGGTATGAGGCGCTTGCGGCGCGCGTATCGAGCTGGCTGGCGGATACGGCGGACGATGCGGGCGACCGGCTGGTGATCATGCATGGCATTTCCAGCCGGGTGATGCGCGGCGTGATGACGGGCGCGCCGGTCGACGGCTTCGGCGCGCCGGTGTGCGGGTCGCATCCGCAAGGCACGGTGACGATGCTTGAGCGCGGGCGCGAGACGGTGGTGCATCTCGGCACGGGGCATGCGCCGGCTTGA
- a CDS encoding outer membrane protein, with product MRKLILATLAATTAAVAVPAAAQDAGPFTGPRAGVILGYDALRPGDTQDSLVRGDQGSDGFLYGGDIGYDIGFNNFVVGVEGEITGSTGRVDNDPRDPSAFGYGRVKAGRDLYAGARVGFIAAPTTLVYAKVGYTNARLDLTRNDTVTETGQNFNLDGYRVGAGVEQSLTPNTYAKLEYRYSNYGDARLNYPNGASTGTFGVDTDRHQVAAGVGFRF from the coding sequence ATGCGTAAGCTCATCTTGGCGACGCTTGCCGCCACCACTGCCGCCGTTGCGGTTCCTGCTGCCGCGCAAGACGCCGGCCCCTTCACCGGCCCGCGCGCCGGCGTGATCCTCGGCTATGACGCGCTGCGCCCCGGCGACACGCAGGATTCGCTCGTCCGCGGCGATCAGGGCAGCGACGGTTTCCTGTACGGTGGCGACATCGGCTATGACATCGGCTTCAACAATTTCGTCGTCGGTGTCGAAGGCGAAATCACCGGCTCGACCGGTCGTGTCGACAATGATCCGCGCGATCCCAGCGCGTTCGGCTACGGCCGCGTGAAGGCCGGGCGTGATCTGTACGCCGGCGCGCGCGTCGGCTTCATCGCCGCGCCGACCACGCTGGTCTACGCCAAGGTCGGCTACACCAACGCGCGCCTCGATCTCACGCGCAACGATACGGTCACCGAGACCGGCCAGAACTTCAATCTGGACGGCTATCGTGTCGGCGCCGGTGTCGAGCAGTCGCTGACACCGAACACCTACGCGAAGCTCGAGTATCGCTATTCCAACTATGGCGATGCACGGCTGAACTATCCGAACGGCGCCAGCACCGGCACCTTTGGCGTCGACACCGATCGCCATCAGGTCGCTGCCGGCGTGGGCTTCCGCTTCTGA
- the dnaN gene encoding DNA polymerase III subunit beta, whose protein sequence is MKATIERATLLKGLSHVQSVVERRNTIPILSNVLLEATAEGSLRLMATDLDLQINENVAAAVDQPGATTVSAHTLFDIARKLPEGAQVALSAADGRMSIVAGRARFSLGTLPRDDFPVIAEGELPTQFEMPAELLKQIIDKTRFAISTEETRYYLNGIFLHVADGEGSQPVLKAAATDGHRLARVTLPRPVGAENMPDVIVPRKCVAELRKLLDEVDGSVGVSLSGTKIRFDLGKAVLTSKLIDGTFPDYSRVIPTANDKILKLDPSAFMEGVDRVSTIATEKTRAVKMALDRDKITLSVTSPENGTAAEEVPGEYVAAPFEIGFNSRYLMDILGQIDGDVVEVHLADAAAPTLIRENDKATALYVLMPMRV, encoded by the coding sequence ATGAAGGCGACGATCGAACGCGCGACGCTCCTAAAGGGGCTGAGCCATGTCCAGTCGGTGGTGGAGCGCCGCAACACCATCCCGATCCTCTCGAACGTCCTGCTCGAAGCGACCGCCGAAGGCTCGCTCCGCCTGATGGCGACCGACCTCGATCTCCAGATCAACGAAAACGTCGCCGCCGCGGTCGATCAGCCCGGCGCCACCACCGTCTCCGCGCACACGCTGTTCGACATCGCGCGCAAGCTGCCCGAGGGCGCGCAGGTCGCGCTGTCCGCCGCCGACGGCCGCATGTCGATCGTCGCCGGCCGCGCACGCTTCTCGCTCGGCACGCTGCCGCGCGATGACTTCCCCGTGATCGCCGAGGGCGAACTACCGACCCAGTTCGAGATGCCCGCCGAGCTGCTCAAGCAGATCATCGACAAGACGCGCTTCGCCATCTCGACCGAAGAGACGCGCTACTACCTCAACGGCATCTTCCTCCACGTCGCCGATGGCGAAGGCTCGCAGCCGGTGCTCAAGGCCGCCGCGACCGACGGCCACCGCCTCGCCCGCGTCACGCTCCCCCGCCCCGTGGGCGCGGAGAATATGCCCGACGTGATCGTGCCCCGCAAATGCGTCGCCGAACTTCGCAAGCTGCTCGACGAGGTAGACGGCTCGGTCGGCGTGTCGCTCAGCGGCACCAAGATCCGTTTCGATCTCGGCAAGGCGGTGCTCACCTCGAAGCTGATCGACGGCACCTTCCCCGATTACAGCCGCGTCATCCCGACCGCGAACGACAAGATCCTGAAGCTCGATCCGTCCGCCTTCATGGAAGGTGTCGACCGCGTGTCGACGATCGCCACCGAAAAGACCCGCGCGGTGAAGATGGCGCTCGATCGCGACAAGATCACGCTCTCGGTCACCAGCCCCGAAAACGGCACCGCCGCCGAGGAAGTCCCCGGCGAATATGTCGCCGCGCCGTTCGAGATCGGCTTCAACAGCCGCTATCTGATGGACATTCTCGGCCAGATCGACGGCGACGTGGTGGAAGTCCACCTCGCCGACGCCGCCGCCCCCACGCTGATCCGCGAAAACGACAAGGCGACCGCGCTGTACGTCCTGATGCCGATGCGGGTGTAA
- a CDS encoding CDC48 family AAA ATPase, with translation MADGEAPVTKLQVANARPEDSGRGIAHLPRAFMASLGISDGAVIEIVGKKATPARAVGPYSEDEGLALVRIDGLQRANAGVGSGDFVEVRKAESKPATRVVFAPATQNMRLQGSTMALKRIFLGRPLCQGDVIATAGHQRVANMPPGMAQFVNAPAYALQEIRLVVVSAAPKGIVHIDETTEIELRAEYEEPNEARRADVTYDDIGGMAGTIDQLREMVELPLRYPELFQRLGVDPPKGVLLHGPPGTGKTRLARAVANESDAQFFLINGPEIMGSAYGESEGRLRQVFEEAAKSAPSIVFIDEIDSIAPKRGQVSGEAEKRLVAQLLTLMDGLESRANLVVIAATNRPEAIDEALRRPGRFDREIVVGVPDERGRREIMGIHTRGMPLGDRVDLDELARTTFGFVGADLAALTREAAIEAVRRIMPLLNLEERTVPPEVLDTLAVTREDFMEALKRVQPSAMREVMVQAPTVRWEDVGGLDDAQMRLKEGVELPLKDPDAFRRLGIRPAKGFLLYGPPGTGKTLLAKAVARESGANFIATKSSDLLSKWYGESEQQIARLFSRARQVAPTVIFIDELDSLVPARGGGQGEPQVTERVVNTILAEMDGLEELQSVVVIGATNRPNLIDPALLRPGRFDELIYVKVPNAAGRRRILAIQTQKVPLADDVDLDVVAERTDRFTGADLEDVVRRAGMVALRESLETKEVRQSHFIAALAESRASVTPEMERDYEQIASHLKQDAASIQPIGFALPGRSREKGRD, from the coding sequence ATGGCAGACGGCGAGGCTCCGGTGACCAAATTGCAGGTCGCCAATGCGCGGCCTGAGGATAGCGGGCGGGGAATTGCGCATTTGCCGCGGGCGTTCATGGCATCGCTGGGGATTAGCGACGGGGCGGTGATCGAGATCGTCGGCAAGAAGGCAACGCCGGCGCGCGCTGTCGGCCCATATTCTGAGGACGAGGGCCTCGCGCTGGTGCGGATCGATGGCTTGCAGCGCGCCAATGCAGGCGTGGGCTCGGGCGATTTCGTCGAGGTGCGCAAGGCGGAATCGAAGCCGGCGACGCGCGTCGTGTTCGCGCCGGCGACGCAGAACATGCGGTTGCAGGGCTCGACGATGGCGCTCAAGCGCATCTTCCTTGGGCGTCCGCTGTGCCAGGGCGATGTGATCGCGACCGCCGGGCACCAGCGCGTCGCCAACATGCCGCCGGGGATGGCGCAGTTCGTCAACGCACCGGCCTATGCGCTGCAGGAGATCCGGCTGGTCGTCGTGTCGGCGGCGCCAAAGGGGATTGTCCATATCGACGAGACGACCGAGATCGAGCTGCGCGCCGAATATGAGGAGCCGAACGAGGCGCGGCGCGCCGACGTGACGTATGACGATATCGGCGGCATGGCGGGGACGATCGACCAGCTGCGCGAGATGGTCGAGCTGCCGCTGCGCTATCCCGAATTGTTCCAGCGACTGGGGGTCGATCCGCCGAAGGGCGTGCTGCTGCACGGGCCGCCCGGCACCGGCAAGACGCGGCTGGCGCGCGCGGTGGCAAACGAGAGCGACGCGCAATTCTTCCTGATCAACGGCCCCGAGATCATGGGTTCGGCCTATGGCGAGAGCGAGGGCCGGCTGCGGCAGGTGTTCGAGGAAGCGGCGAAGAGTGCGCCGTCGATCGTATTCATCGACGAGATCGATTCGATCGCACCCAAGCGCGGGCAGGTTTCGGGGGAGGCGGAGAAGCGGCTCGTCGCGCAGTTGCTGACGCTGATGGACGGGCTGGAGTCACGCGCAAACCTCGTGGTGATCGCAGCGACCAATCGCCCTGAGGCGATCGACGAGGCGCTGCGGCGGCCGGGGCGGTTCGATCGCGAGATCGTGGTCGGCGTGCCCGACGAGCGCGGGCGGCGCGAGATCATGGGGATTCACACGCGCGGCATGCCGCTGGGTGACCGCGTCGATCTCGACGAGCTGGCGCGCACGACGTTCGGCTTCGTCGGGGCGGATCTGGCGGCGCTGACGCGCGAAGCGGCGATCGAGGCGGTACGGCGGATCATGCCGCTGCTGAACTTGGAGGAGCGGACCGTGCCGCCCGAAGTGCTCGATACGTTGGCGGTGACGCGTGAGGATTTCATGGAGGCGTTGAAGCGCGTCCAGCCGAGCGCGATGCGCGAAGTGATGGTGCAGGCGCCGACCGTCCGCTGGGAGGATGTCGGCGGGCTCGACGATGCGCAGATGCGACTAAAGGAAGGCGTCGAACTACCGCTGAAGGACCCCGATGCGTTCCGGCGGCTCGGCATCCGGCCGGCGAAGGGCTTCCTGCTCTATGGTCCGCCGGGCACGGGCAAGACGCTGCTGGCGAAGGCGGTGGCGCGTGAATCGGGCGCGAACTTCATCGCCACCAAATCGAGCGATCTGCTGAGCAAATGGTATGGCGAGAGTGAGCAACAGATCGCGCGGCTTTTCTCGCGGGCGCGGCAAGTGGCGCCGACGGTGATCTTCATCGACGAACTCGACAGCCTGGTGCCGGCGCGTGGCGGCGGGCAGGGCGAGCCGCAAGTGACCGAGCGCGTGGTTAATACGATCCTGGCCGAGATGGACGGGCTGGAGGAATTGCAGTCGGTGGTGGTGATCGGCGCGACCAATCGCCCGAACCTGATCGATCCGGCGCTGCTGCGGCCGGGGCGGTTCGACGAGCTAATTTACGTCAAGGTGCCCAATGCTGCCGGGCGCCGGCGCATCCTGGCGATCCAGACGCAGAAGGTGCCGCTGGCGGACGATGTCGATCTCGACGTGGTGGCGGAGCGGACCGACCGCTTCACCGGCGCGGATCTGGAAGACGTGGTGCGGCGGGCGGGCATGGTCGCGCTGCGCGAATCGCTGGAGACGAAGGAGGTGCGGCAATCGCACTTCATCGCGGCGCTGGCGGAATCGCGCGCGAGCGTGACGCCGGAGATGGAGCGGGATTACGAGCAGATCGCGTCGCACCTGAAGCAGGATGCGGCGTCGATCCAGCCGATCGGGTTTGCACTGCCGGGGCGGTCGCGGGAGAAGGGGCGGGATTAG
- a CDS encoding STELLO glycosyltransferase family protein has product MSSPRYALVVTTINPPNEALTMLADGASRLDARFWVIGDTKSPADFALPGADYLDVPTQQASGFGFARACPTKHYARKNIGYLLAMRDGADVIVETDDDNLPRDGFWAPRERHVAAPMLSGQGWCNVYRHFSEALIWPRGLPLDRVHDPLGPLSLAADPLDCPIQQGLADDNPDVDAVYRLLLPLPQSFGPGTVILDRGTWCPFNSQNTTTFRPAFPLLYLPAHCSFRMTDIWRSFVAQRIAWANGWRVMFHGSTVWQERNAHDLMRDFADEVPGYLHNDRIRATLEDLDITGGEAAMPDDLMRCYRALIALGVVGAEEEALVAAWNEDLARLA; this is encoded by the coding sequence ATGTCGTCGCCTCGTTACGCGCTTGTCGTCACCACGATCAATCCTCCGAACGAAGCGCTGACGATGCTGGCCGACGGGGCTTCACGGCTCGACGCGCGCTTCTGGGTGATCGGCGACACGAAGAGCCCGGCCGATTTCGCGCTGCCCGGCGCCGATTACCTCGACGTGCCGACGCAGCAGGCGAGCGGCTTCGGCTTCGCCCGCGCCTGCCCGACGAAACATTATGCCCGCAAAAACATCGGCTATCTGCTCGCGATGCGCGACGGCGCCGACGTGATCGTCGAGACGGATGACGATAATCTCCCGCGCGACGGATTCTGGGCGCCACGCGAGCGCCACGTCGCCGCTCCGATGCTCAGCGGGCAAGGCTGGTGCAACGTCTATCGCCATTTCAGCGAAGCGTTGATCTGGCCGCGCGGCCTGCCGCTCGATCGCGTCCACGATCCGCTCGGGCCGCTTTCGCTCGCCGCCGACCCGCTCGATTGCCCGATCCAGCAGGGCTTGGCGGACGACAACCCTGACGTCGACGCCGTCTATCGCCTGCTCCTGCCGCTGCCGCAGAGCTTCGGCCCCGGCACGGTGATCCTTGATCGCGGCACATGGTGCCCGTTCAACAGCCAAAACACGACGACCTTCCGCCCCGCCTTCCCGCTCCTGTATCTTCCGGCGCACTGCTCGTTCCGCATGACCGACATTTGGCGCAGCTTCGTCGCGCAGCGCATCGCGTGGGCGAACGGCTGGCGCGTGATGTTCCATGGCTCCACCGTCTGGCAGGAGCGCAACGCACATGATCTGATGCGCGATTTTGCCGACGAGGTGCCCGGTTATCTTCACAATGATCGGATTCGTGCGACACTCGAGGATCTCGATATCACCGGCGGCGAGGCTGCGATGCCAGACGATCTGATGCGCTGCTATCGTGCCCTGATCGCGCTCGGGGTGGTCGGCGCGGAGGAGGAGGCGCTCGTAGCGGCATGGAACGAAGATTTGGCGCGGCTCGCCTAG